CTGCCATTGGCGCCGGTCACGTTGATCTTTCCAGCAGAGCAGTTCACCGCCACATACAGGGACTGTCCATCTCTGTTCAAGGTGGGTGCGACCTCACTGCCTCCCATTAACTGCCAGTTTCCCCAGTCCACCTGGAGGGGGCCGTAGGTCTTCCATTCCGCTTTGTTCGGTTGGACGGCGGAGTCTGGTTTTGTTGTGTTGGCCTTCGCAGTGGTGACCGGCTTGACCTTGGCGGTTGGTTTGGGCTGGCTTGTTGGTTTCGGCTGGCTTGTTGGCTTGGGCTTTGCTGCCGATGTCTGGGGCTGAGGCCTGGGTTGCACGTTCGCCTCAGGAACAGCTGCGGTTTGGGGTTGGGTTTCAGTGGCTCGGAGCATCAGCTTGGTACCCACGGTCACTTGGTTGGGATCCTTAATGGAATTGATGCTCACCAAGGAAGCCACAGGGATTTCGTAGGCCTTGGCGATCTGCGTCAGGGTCTGGCCGCGGGCCACAGTGTGGCTTGTGGCGTTGGGATCAGCCTTCACCGGTACAGGCTTGAGCTTGGGTTTGGCGGCTGTTTTCGGTTTCGGTAGTACCGCGTTGCTGGGAAGTTTCAGTGTCTGGCCTCGTTCCACATGATCAGCACTGACGAGGCCATTCAGTGCCATCAGCTGGCGCTCACTCACGCGGTACTGCAAAGCGATCGCACCAAGCGTGTCTCCGGATCGCACCGTATGCCGACCTGCTCCGGCTGTGACGCCTGCGGCTGCACCGCTTGGAAGACGCAGGGTCTGTCCCACTTCCACGTGGTTGGAGTCGCGAAGTCCGTTCACTCGCATCAAGCTGCCGACGGACACCCCGTAGCGAGCTGCAATATCGGAGAGCGTGTCACCAGCCCTCACCGTCACGTTCGCTGCGCCCGATGGAAGCGGTGACAGGGCGATGAGGGCGAGGAGTGCTAAGAGGGTGCGGCGCATACATCTCCGGCGGCTGGGCGAACCATAAGGTGCCTTCCGCGGGACGCCAGCCCTGCTTCATCTGCTCGTCAGGGAAACTCAGCTCAACAGGCGACGGAATGTTTCTGGCTTCAGGGTGTAGGGCGGATACCGCTGCGGTATATCGAGCCAGAACGGCCGTTTCAGCACCGATCGTTCATGCGAAAACGTGCGGAACCCGGCTTCGCCGTGATGGGATCCCATTCCACTGGCCCCGACGCCTCCGAAGGCCAGACCTGGAACGCCAGCCTGGAGGATGACATCGTTAAAACAGACGGTTCCAGAGCTTGTGCAGCGCAGCAGGCGTTGCTGATCGCCGTGATCACCTCCGAACAGGTAAATGGCGAGAGGTTTGTCCTGGCCTTGCATCCGGGTGATGGCATGGTTGAGATCAGGGATTTCAATCATCGGCAACAGAGGACCGAAGAGTTCATCGGCCATCAGCGGGTCGGTGTCGTCTTCGATGCTGATCAGCGTTGGAGCAATCCTGCGGCGGGTTTCATCGCATTCCCCTCCAATGAGGACGCGCCCTTCGTTTTGTGCAGTTTTGAGCAGGCCTGCCAAGCGTCCGTAGTGACGCTCTGAAATCAGTGAGGCCATGTGCTCTGATTCCAGTGGATTCGCGCCGTAGAGCGCCCGCCGCTGATCGGCCATGGCCTGAACAAGTGGTTCTCTCAGGCTTTGCTCCACCAGGATGTGATCGGGAGCCACACAGGCTTGTCCGGCATTGAATCCCTTCCCCCAGATCAGTCGCCGTGCTGTGACGTCCAGATCGGCTCCTTGGATCACCACCGCAGGGTTCTTGCCCCCCAGTTCCAGGGTCACGGGCGTGAGATTGGCTGCAGCTCCTTCAAGCACTTTGGCGCCGATGCGCCCTCCTCCGGTGAAAAAGATGTGATCAAACCGGAGCCTGACCAGATCCGCTGCCACCCGGGCATCCCCGTTCACCACTCGGACCACATCGCTGGGAAAGTGCCGAGGCACCAGTCGTTCAATCAGTTCCGCGGTTGCCGGTGCCTGTTCGGACGGCTTAATCACGGCAGTATTCCCCGCGGCCAAGGCGCTGACCAAAGGCCAGAACGTGAGACTGAAGGGCAGATTCCAGGGGCCGATCAGCAGCACGCAGCCAAGCGGTTCGCGGATCAACTGGGCGCGTCCAGGCTGTTGCACGAGCGGGACCCGGATCGACTGAGGGCGCATCCACTGGCGCAGGTTCCGTCGGGCCAGTTTCAATTCCTGCAGCAGGGCCACCACCTCGGCCATCCCCTCGAGGGGAGGTTTGGCCAGATCTTGATGGAGCGCTTCCAACACTTCCTGCTCGTGATCGCAGACCAGGGCGTGGAGGCGATCCAGCTGAAGCCGTCTCCAGGCTTCAGGGCGGGTGGTCCCTTCCACCACAGGGGCGCGTAATGCCTCAAGATCCCTTGCTGAGAAGGGATTGGTCCCGGCGAACTGAACCATCACGCTTCCCTGCGACCGTTGCATGTTTGCAGGTCTTCCCTTGCATCCATTGCGAAGGGGATGACGGAAGCCTCTGTCGTCATTACTACGGAGTGAGAAAGCATCAGCCGGATGCCGAAGCAGCAGCCGTGGTGGAACGGCGCCGTGATCTATCAATTGATCGTGCGCAGCTATGCCGATGGCAACGGCGATGGCGTGGGCGATCTGCAGGGGCTGGCGAATCGGTTGCCCTATCTGCGCTGGCTTGGGGTGGAAGCAATCTGGCTCACTCCGGTTTATCCATCTCCCCTCCAGGACGGTGGGTACGACATCACTGATTTCAAGGCGATTCATCCAGATCTGGGCGATCTGGCGGCCTTTCATCGTTTTCTCACTGCCGCCCATGGGCATGGGTTGAAGGTGGTGATGGATCTAGTGCTGAATCACACCAGCACGCTTCACCCCTGGTTTCAGAGGGCTCGCTGGGCACCGCAGGGAACGCCTGAACGGGAGGTGTACGTCTGGAGCGACGACCCCCATCGCTATGCCGATGCACCCGTGCTGTTCCGCCATTTCGAATCCTCGAATTGGGAATGGGATGAGGTGGCAGGGCAGTACTACCTCCACCGCTTTCTGCGTCATCAGCCCGACCTCAATTACGCCAATCCACTGGTTCAGGACGAGATGCTCGAGGTGGTGGACTTCTGGATTGAGCGCGGTGTTGATGGTTTCCGCTTGGATGCGGTGCCCTTTTTGTTCGAAGAGGAGAATTCACGCTGCGAGGGCTTGCCGGAAACGCATGCCTTTTTGAAGCGGTTGCGAGAGCGGGTGGATTCCCATGGCCGCGATGTTCTGTTGCTGGCCGAGGCGATCCAACCGGTGCAGGAGGCTGCGCCTTACCTCGCGGACGATGAACTGCATGGTGCTTTCAATTTCGTTCTCACGGCTCATCTGTTCGCGGCCATTGCCAGCGGGTCCACAGAGAATCTGCGTCAGTGTCTTCAGGATGCGCAGGACGCTGTGTGTGGCTGCCGCTGGGCCTTACCCCTGCGCAACCACGACGAGCTCTGGCTTGGAGATGGGCATCTGATTCCTGAGGAGGTGATCCAGATCATTCGCGCCGGACTGCATCAGGGCCAGGGCCACTGGCTCAACTGGGGGATCAATCGCCGCCTCGCTCCTTTGCTCAACGGCGATCCTGGTTCGAACCGGGTGTTGCACGGATTGCTCTACAGCCTGCCGGGGATGCCCTGTCTCTATTACGGCGATGAGCTTGGGATGGGGGACTGGCCCGGCTTGAGAGACAGGGATCCCAACCGCACGCCCATGGCCTGGACCCCGGCCCGGAATGGAGGTTTCTCGTCGGCCCCGGACCCCCTGCTCGTGTTGCCACCCATCACAGCGCCTGGATACGACTACCGGGTGGTGAATGTGGAGGTGCAGAAACAACTCCCCGGGTCTCTGCTCAACTGGCACCGGCGCATGCTCACCTGCCGTCGGTTGTTGCCGGCGCTGCGCTACGGCGATTTCGAGCTGCTCCCCAGCGCTCATCCCAGCGTGATCAGCTACGTGCGCTGTGATGGACGGATGACCGTGCTGGTTGCGGCCAATCTCTCTGCGGCAGGAGCTTCGCTGCAACTTGATCTCAGCCGCTGGGAGGGTGAGCGAACCCGGGAAGTGATGTGGGGGTGTGAGTATCCCCCTGCCTCCGCAGATTGGTTTGTGTATTTGCCGGCCCACGGCTTCAACTGGTGGTTGCTGGGCGAGGTCGAAGAGCCAAACGACGCCTTGCAGGACAGCTGAAGGGAGCGAGCGGCCTGCTTTCAGCGGGACGGATCCAGAACGTCAGCATCAGCACTGGCGTGACCAGCCTGAGCCAGGAGTTCGCTCACCGCCGGGCGCAGTCTCTCCCCATCCTGCTGGTCCACCATGCCGAGACGTGTGCGGCGGCAGAGCACGTCAGTGACGCTTCGCGCGTGTTCATGGGTGATTGCATGCCGCAGCTCGCCCCGGCAGACGGGAATCACATCACTGAGCGGGTGTCGGTCATCGTCCGACCAGCTCGAAACCAGCTGTTGTGCCGCAAGCCCATGGCTGCTCAGGAGATGGGCGATCTGCTGCGGGCGCTGCGGTGTGTTGGGCAACAGTGATTCCAGAGGTGCCTGCTGGCTCTGAAGCTGAGCAGGCGTTTGCAATGGATCAGAAGCGCTGCCGATCAGAGGCAACATCCCAGGCGCTTTGAGGGCGTGCCCGAGCTGCTGCTCCACCGCTTGGAGCGTGTCGATGGCCATGGGCCGGCATGTGGTCCACTTGCCTCCCATCACACTCACCAGTCCGCAGGCCAGGGTTTCCACCTCGTGTTCGCGCACAACCCGGCTGCTGTTCACATCGGCACCTGCCGGCTTCAGTAGAGGGCGTCCCCCGGCCCAGCAGCTGCCCACGTCGATGTTGTTGAGGGCAGGAAACCAGCGCTGCACGTAATCCAGCAGGTAACTCACTTCGCTTTCCGATGGAGATGAGGCCTGCTCCTGGGGGCAGGGTGTGTCCGTGGTGCCCACCAGGGTTCGCCCGAAGAACGGAAGCATGAACAGCACCCGTCCGTCATCGGTGGATGGCAGCAGCAGGCCAATTCCCTCCGGGCAGAGGGTTTGCTTGAGCACGAGGTGGATGCCTCGGCTGGTGAGCATCCTCTCCTCGCAGGAGGGATCCGCCATCCTCCGGATCGTGTCGGAGTGGATCCCTGTGGCATTCACCACAACCTTTGCCTGCCAGCGCTCGCTCTGCCCGCTGGCGCTCTCACTGATCGCACCGCAGAGCCTGCCGCTGCTGTCGGTTTCCAATGCCACGACTCGCGTGCGGGTGCGCACGACTGCGCCCGCTTGTTCCGCTGTGAGTGCCATCAGGAGGTTGAGGCGCGCGTCATCAAATTGCCCGTCGCTGTAGGCCACACCCCGCGTGATGTCGTCTCGAAGGGCGGGAAGGGCATGACGCAGCTGTTGGCTTGAAAGCAGGCGACTGCTGCCAATCCCTGAGCGGCCCGAGAGTGCGTCGTAGAGGCCCAGCCCGAGGCGGTAGTAGGCCTGGCCGATCACTCCGCTTGTCGGCAGGGCCAGTTCGAGGCGTTTGGCCAGAAACGGAGCTTGCTGGAGCCAGTGTCCCCGCTCCAGCAAGGCTTCCCTGACCAATCGCAGCTGCGCCGTGTCGGCGGTTTTGAAGGCAAGTTCGAGGTAACGAACCCCTCCGTGCAGCAACTTGGTGCTGCGACAACTGGTGCCTCCTCCCAGGTCATGGCTCTCCAGCAAGGCCACACGCAGGCCGCGGCGCACGCCCTCATAAGCAACGCAGGCACCGCTGGCGCCTCCGCCGATCACGAGTAGATCGAAGCACGTGTCATTCATGCCAGTGGAGGCTCCGTGAAACGGCGTCATCCCACCGTCGCAACCAAGTCTGTCGCTGATCAAGATCCAGACGAGGCCTGAACAGTTGAGTGTTCATTTGACGCTGGGGAAGAAGGACCTGAAGGTCGGGAACAACGTCGCATTGAAGGCCTGCCAGCAAGGCGACGCCCCTTGCGGTGCTTTCCAGCTGCGAGGGGCGTCGTACGTTCAGCCCTGTGCTGTCGGCCTGGGCCTGGAGAAGGGGATCGGAAGCGGCGGCACCGCCATCGACGGCCAGTTCTCCCAGCCCATGGCCGATGGCGTCCTCGGCCAGTCGAACCAACCCCGCCACGGAGAGGGCGATTCCCTCGAGCGCGGCACGGGCGATGTGCCCCCGACGGCTGTCGCGGGTGAGGCCAATCAGTAGACCGCGTGCCTTGGGATCCCAATGGGGTGTGCCCCAGCCTGTGAAGGCTGGGACGAGCATCACCCCCGCGGCGTTTTCAACACTGAGGGCGAGACGGTTCACCTCATCAGCTGTGGGAATGATCTCCAAACCATCGCG
The sequence above is a segment of the Synechococcus sp. PROS-7-1 genome. Coding sequences within it:
- a CDS encoding LysM peptidoglycan-binding domain-containing protein, with amino-acid sequence MRRTLLALLALIALSPLPSGAANVTVRAGDTLSDIAARYGVSVGSLMRVNGLRDSNHVEVGQTLRLPSGAAAGVTAGAGRHTVRSGDTLGAIALQYRVSERQLMALNGLVSADHVERGQTLKLPSNAVLPKPKTAAKPKLKPVPVKADPNATSHTVARGQTLTQIAKAYEIPVASLVSINSIKDPNQVTVGTKLMLRATETQPQTAAVPEANVQPRPQPQTSAAKPKPTSQPKPTSQPKPTAKVKPVTTAKANTTKPDSAVQPNKAEWKTYGPLQVDWGNWQLMGGSEVAPTLNRDGQSLYVAVNCSAGKINVTGANGSWKTWIAPQSAFERDLLKDRCKSSKG
- a CDS encoding aldehyde dehydrogenase family protein, whose product is MQRSQGSVMVQFAGTNPFSARDLEALRAPVVEGTTRPEAWRRLQLDRLHALVCDHEQEVLEALHQDLAKPPLEGMAEVVALLQELKLARRNLRQWMRPQSIRVPLVQQPGRAQLIREPLGCVLLIGPWNLPFSLTFWPLVSALAAGNTAVIKPSEQAPATAELIERLVPRHFPSDVVRVVNGDARVAADLVRLRFDHIFFTGGGRIGAKVLEGAAANLTPVTLELGGKNPAVVIQGADLDVTARRLIWGKGFNAGQACVAPDHILVEQSLREPLVQAMADQRRALYGANPLESEHMASLISERHYGRLAGLLKTAQNEGRVLIGGECDETRRRIAPTLISIEDDTDPLMADELFGPLLPMIEIPDLNHAITRMQGQDKPLAIYLFGGDHGDQQRLLRCTSSGTVCFNDVILQAGVPGLAFGGVGASGMGSHHGEAGFRTFSHERSVLKRPFWLDIPQRYPPYTLKPETFRRLLS
- a CDS encoding alpha-amylase family protein, with the protein product MPKQQPWWNGAVIYQLIVRSYADGNGDGVGDLQGLANRLPYLRWLGVEAIWLTPVYPSPLQDGGYDITDFKAIHPDLGDLAAFHRFLTAAHGHGLKVVMDLVLNHTSTLHPWFQRARWAPQGTPEREVYVWSDDPHRYADAPVLFRHFESSNWEWDEVAGQYYLHRFLRHQPDLNYANPLVQDEMLEVVDFWIERGVDGFRLDAVPFLFEEENSRCEGLPETHAFLKRLRERVDSHGRDVLLLAEAIQPVQEAAPYLADDELHGAFNFVLTAHLFAAIASGSTENLRQCLQDAQDAVCGCRWALPLRNHDELWLGDGHLIPEEVIQIIRAGLHQGQGHWLNWGINRRLAPLLNGDPGSNRVLHGLLYSLPGMPCLYYGDELGMGDWPGLRDRDPNRTPMAWTPARNGGFSSAPDPLLVLPPITAPGYDYRVVNVEVQKQLPGSLLNWHRRMLTCRRLLPALRYGDFELLPSAHPSVISYVRCDGRMTVLVAANLSAAGASLQLDLSRWEGERTREVMWGCEYPPASADWFVYLPAHGFNWWLLGEVEEPNDALQDS
- a CDS encoding glycerol-3-phosphate dehydrogenase/oxidase gives rise to the protein MNDTCFDLLVIGGGASGACVAYEGVRRGLRVALLESHDLGGGTSCRSTKLLHGGVRYLELAFKTADTAQLRLVREALLERGHWLQQAPFLAKRLELALPTSGVIGQAYYRLGLGLYDALSGRSGIGSSRLLSSQQLRHALPALRDDITRGVAYSDGQFDDARLNLLMALTAEQAGAVVRTRTRVVALETDSSGRLCGAISESASGQSERWQAKVVVNATGIHSDTIRRMADPSCEERMLTSRGIHLVLKQTLCPEGIGLLLPSTDDGRVLFMLPFFGRTLVGTTDTPCPQEQASSPSESEVSYLLDYVQRWFPALNNIDVGSCWAGGRPLLKPAGADVNSSRVVREHEVETLACGLVSVMGGKWTTCRPMAIDTLQAVEQQLGHALKAPGMLPLIGSASDPLQTPAQLQSQQAPLESLLPNTPQRPQQIAHLLSSHGLAAQQLVSSWSDDDRHPLSDVIPVCRGELRHAITHEHARSVTDVLCRRTRLGMVDQQDGERLRPAVSELLAQAGHASADADVLDPSR